One genomic window of Trichlorobacter lovleyi includes the following:
- a CDS encoding TetR/AcrR family transcriptional regulator encodes MTPRKPPKAEHARELILTTALHLFVAHGYFATSVHDIRRAADLSIGSIYHHFSSKEAIARALYDELMARMTELVASASSEHKSSRLRGWSVAEQLCQAAQQEPEKVKFILHARHHEFLPEAPPICSSRPFELMQEIVRDGIASGEIRPMDPIAASLALFGGVIRLIQMCLDDVLQQPATSYLEEVWEASWRGISS; translated from the coding sequence GTGACTCCACGTAAACCGCCTAAGGCTGAACATGCCAGAGAACTGATTCTCACCACGGCACTGCATTTGTTTGTGGCTCATGGCTATTTTGCCACATCGGTCCACGACATCCGGCGTGCCGCTGACCTGAGCATCGGCTCGATATACCATCACTTTAGCAGCAAGGAAGCCATTGCACGGGCCCTGTACGATGAGCTGATGGCCCGTATGACCGAACTTGTCGCCTCTGCCAGTAGCGAGCACAAATCATCCCGCCTGCGTGGCTGGTCAGTGGCTGAACAGCTTTGTCAGGCCGCACAGCAAGAACCGGAAAAGGTTAAATTCATTCTCCACGCCCGTCATCACGAGTTTTTACCCGAAGCGCCCCCGATCTGTTCCTCCCGCCCATTCGAGCTGATGCAGGAGATCGTACGGGACGGCATCGCCAGCGGAGAAATCCGGCCTATGGATCCTATTGCGGCAAGCCTGGCGCTGTTCGGTGGTGTTATCCGCCTGATTCAGATGTGTCTTGATGACGTACTGCAGCAGCCGGCAACCAGTTATCTTGAAGAAGTCTGGGAGGCGAGCTGGAGGGGGATCAGCAGCTAA
- a CDS encoding DsrE family protein, with product MRKYLAIPLLLFLISVTLPAHAAQPVPQDSAALSGLKRGKAFFDISLNDPLKLPLYLGVIKETFDSLKAQKVKPDFVVAFRGTAVMLVSTERANFTVEQKQALHTADALIKELTKNGVRFEACAVATRLFDVDNAQIESGVKLVGNTFISSIGYQAKGYALIPIQ from the coding sequence ATGCGTAAGTATCTAGCCATTCCGTTGTTACTGTTTCTGATTTCTGTAACGCTTCCTGCCCATGCCGCGCAACCGGTTCCGCAGGATAGCGCTGCCTTGAGCGGGTTAAAACGAGGTAAGGCGTTTTTTGACATCAGCCTGAACGATCCTCTCAAATTGCCGTTGTACCTGGGGGTAATCAAGGAGACCTTTGACAGCCTCAAGGCCCAGAAGGTTAAGCCGGACTTTGTGGTGGCCTTCCGCGGCACGGCAGTCATGCTGGTTTCAACTGAACGCGCCAACTTCACTGTTGAACAGAAGCAGGCCTTGCACACTGCCGATGCACTCATCAAAGAGCTTACAAAGAACGGTGTCAGGTTTGAGGCCTGCGCGGTGGCAACACGCCTGTTTGACGTTGACAACGCCCAGATCGAATCAGGCGTCAAGCTGGTGGGAAACACCTTTATTTCATCAATCGGCTATCAAGCAAAAGGGTATGCCCTGATCCCGATCCAGTAG
- a CDS encoding peroxiredoxin family protein, with translation MRCALVFLLLMLNLLTLSATPCQAVKLNTPAPDFTLKDLQGGRQALSGYRGKLVLLNFWSTTCPPCVQELPSLNDLYKDQRQAGLQVLGIALDPAEKPVRELAGKLRLEFPVVLDSNKDVYFDSYGLFGQPVSVIIDRTGLVREKMLGAVDWSSPQIRAKITSYLKGR, from the coding sequence ATGCGATGTGCTCTTGTTTTTCTGCTTTTGATGCTCAACCTGCTAACACTTTCTGCAACTCCTTGTCAGGCCGTAAAACTCAACACCCCGGCTCCTGACTTTACCCTCAAAGACCTGCAGGGGGGCAGACAAGCCCTTTCAGGCTACCGGGGCAAGCTTGTACTGCTTAACTTCTGGTCCACCACCTGCCCCCCCTGCGTACAGGAACTGCCATCACTGAACGATCTGTACAAAGATCAGAGACAGGCGGGGTTGCAGGTGCTGGGCATTGCCCTTGATCCTGCTGAAAAGCCGGTTCGTGAACTGGCCGGCAAGCTCAGGCTGGAGTTTCCGGTCGTGCTTGACAGCAACAAGGATGTCTACTTTGACAGTTATGGCCTGTTTGGACAGCCGGTCAGTGTTATTATTGACCGTACCGGACTGGTGCGTGAAAAGATGCTCGGTGCCGTGGACTGGAGCTCACCCCAGATCAGGGCAAAAATAACCAGCTATCTGAAAGGACGGTGA
- a CDS encoding ABC transporter substrate-binding protein, with the protein MSLFRIVVGFCCLLGLLAACTSKEPVRIGFIGGMSGRVADLGVAGRNGAMLAIEQRNAAGGIHGRTVELVVKDDGQNPEIAQKAVAELLNNRLELIIGPMTSSIAMAVLEQINASRCVLLSPTVTTTALTGKDDNFLRVIGDTRSYASKAAVYQAVKLGRRNVAVIYDLNNRSYTESWLNDFKAEFERHGGSVMTVQTYQSSPATSFNQLATVLLKSKPQLVMIIGNAIDAALICQQIRKLDPVVAIGLAEWASTERFVELAGGAAEGVVVSQFLDRNDRSERYQAFLKQYHERFGGQEPGFAGLAGYDAALAAMEAYGARREGEMLKQTLIRLNSYQGVQQKYQIDRFGDANRATLMTVIRNGSYQTLE; encoded by the coding sequence ATGTCCCTGTTTCGCATAGTTGTAGGTTTCTGCTGTCTCCTCGGCCTGCTGGCCGCCTGTACGTCCAAGGAACCGGTCAGGATCGGTTTTATTGGCGGCATGTCAGGCCGGGTCGCCGATCTGGGGGTGGCCGGCCGCAATGGTGCCATGCTGGCCATTGAGCAGAGAAACGCTGCCGGTGGCATTCATGGGCGGACAGTGGAGCTGGTGGTAAAGGATGACGGGCAAAATCCTGAAATTGCCCAAAAAGCCGTTGCCGAGCTGTTGAACAACAGGCTGGAGCTGATCATCGGCCCCATGACCAGCAGCATTGCCATGGCGGTGCTGGAGCAGATCAATGCCTCCAGGTGTGTCCTGCTTTCCCCCACCGTGACCACCACGGCCTTGACCGGTAAGGACGATAACTTTCTGCGGGTGATCGGCGATACCCGTTCCTACGCAAGCAAGGCAGCCGTCTACCAGGCCGTGAAGCTTGGCCGGCGCAACGTGGCGGTTATCTATGACCTGAATAACCGTTCCTACACCGAAAGCTGGTTGAATGATTTCAAGGCTGAGTTTGAGCGGCATGGCGGTTCAGTCATGACCGTACAAACCTACCAATCCTCTCCCGCAACCTCATTCAATCAGCTGGCAACCGTACTGCTGAAAAGCAAACCGCAACTGGTGATGATTATCGGTAATGCCATTGATGCCGCCCTGATCTGCCAGCAGATTCGCAAACTGGATCCGGTCGTTGCAATAGGATTAGCCGAGTGGGCCTCAACCGAGCGGTTTGTCGAGCTGGCAGGGGGCGCTGCCGAGGGGGTGGTTGTTTCCCAGTTTCTTGATCGCAATGATCGCTCAGAGCGTTATCAGGCCTTTCTGAAACAGTACCATGAACGCTTTGGCGGACAGGAACCGGGTTTTGCCGGGCTTGCCGGGTATGATGCCGCTCTGGCGGCCATGGAGGCTTATGGCGCACGTCGGGAGGGTGAAATGCTCAAGCAGACGCTGATCCGGCTGAACAGTTATCAGGGCGTACAGCAGAAGTACCAGATTGATCGTTTTGGTGATGCAAACCGGGCAACCTTGATGACGGTCATCCGTAACGGAAGCTACCAAACCCTGGAGTAG
- a CDS encoding sensor histidine kinase, producing the protein MVARPLRHMLVRFAALITLLPLGLTALLGSLWLLPEAEQEIASYHRQLALTIAGQVDSYFKASRVSAVSVAAVTGQTDLAVVQKAIATNLQLLKRLRAMYLVDATGRVRAVGVSNMSKALQGDLLGLDLSRNELFQKARASGTEQWSDSFLSVVGGGLSVAVAMPAGSNVVIEEFDLAHLSEFLHQTTPGSEQLIMLIDRHGQVVADQAGTWTAQQLNLNNIPLIHERLTSTKEVRGSLVLNGIEMVGSLHKINTVDWWILVARPRHAAYRQLWTSLGIMAVTLAATTLAAFGVAMVLTRRMSQRFESLAEHAQLVTRGGEATDWPHSTIVEFNALADSLQQMSESLHERARLLEDEIAERQHAQEELHEKALLLEQEIGERVLAEHNLQVKQTQLEALNLTLEARVLEELAKNREKDALMIQQGRLAAMGEMLSNIAHQWRQPLNELGIMIQTLRLEYDDKLLDGSRIDEFSDDCMRTILHMSKTIDTFRDFFKKDRSLQQFDPSVCIVATVELLKASLQAAGISLRLDLQPECLLQGQPNDFSQVILNILNNARDILLARAVATPVITVTSQQAQGVLVIVVEDNGGGIAADIVDKVFDPYFTTKHKAQGTGLGLYISKKIIEGNFNGTITVEHCPGGTRFRIAVPVRIAETVHGESD; encoded by the coding sequence ATGGTTGCACGTCCGCTGCGTCATATGCTGGTCCGCTTCGCGGCACTGATCACCCTGCTGCCCCTGGGATTGACAGCGCTGCTGGGCAGTCTGTGGCTGCTGCCCGAGGCAGAGCAGGAGATCGCTTCCTACCATCGTCAACTGGCGTTAACAATCGCCGGCCAGGTTGATTCCTACTTCAAGGCGTCACGGGTTTCAGCTGTTTCCGTAGCAGCCGTCACCGGCCAGACCGATCTTGCCGTTGTCCAGAAGGCGATTGCAACCAACCTGCAGTTGCTCAAGCGGCTACGTGCCATGTACCTGGTTGATGCAACAGGCCGGGTACGGGCCGTTGGAGTCAGTAATATGTCCAAGGCCTTGCAGGGCGACCTGCTCGGGCTGGATCTTTCCCGTAACGAACTGTTCCAGAAGGCGCGCGCCAGCGGCACGGAACAGTGGTCCGACAGCTTTCTTTCCGTGGTGGGCGGCGGCCTGTCGGTTGCCGTGGCAATGCCTGCAGGCAGTAACGTGGTGATTGAGGAGTTTGATCTTGCCCATCTGAGTGAGTTTCTGCATCAGACAACCCCCGGCTCCGAGCAGCTGATCATGCTGATTGACCGGCACGGACAGGTCGTTGCCGACCAGGCAGGGACTTGGACCGCCCAGCAGTTGAATCTGAATAATATCCCGCTGATCCATGAACGTCTTACGTCAACCAAAGAGGTGCGTGGCAGTCTGGTGCTGAACGGGATCGAGATGGTGGGCAGCCTGCATAAAATCAACACGGTTGACTGGTGGATTCTGGTGGCCCGTCCCAGGCATGCTGCCTATCGTCAGCTCTGGACGTCGCTGGGGATCATGGCCGTAACACTTGCCGCCACCACCCTGGCCGCCTTTGGTGTGGCCATGGTCCTGACCCGCCGGATGTCGCAACGTTTTGAATCACTGGCTGAACATGCGCAGCTGGTCACCCGTGGCGGAGAGGCAACCGACTGGCCGCACTCGACCATTGTCGAATTCAATGCCCTGGCAGACAGCCTGCAGCAGATGTCTGAAAGCCTGCATGAACGGGCCCGTCTGCTTGAAGATGAGATCGCAGAGCGCCAGCATGCGCAGGAAGAGCTGCATGAAAAGGCGCTACTGCTGGAACAGGAGATCGGCGAACGGGTACTGGCAGAGCATAACCTGCAGGTCAAACAGACCCAGCTTGAGGCACTTAACCTGACACTGGAGGCACGGGTACTAGAAGAGCTGGCCAAGAACCGCGAGAAGGATGCCCTCATGATCCAGCAGGGGCGCCTTGCCGCCATGGGAGAGATGCTGTCGAACATTGCCCATCAGTGGCGGCAACCCCTGAATGAACTGGGTATCATGATTCAGACGCTCAGACTTGAATATGACGACAAGCTGCTGGACGGCAGTCGGATTGACGAGTTTAGCGATGACTGCATGCGGACCATCCTGCATATGTCAAAAACCATTGATACATTCCGTGATTTTTTTAAAAAGGACCGGTCGTTGCAGCAGTTTGACCCATCTGTCTGCATTGTCGCAACAGTGGAGCTGCTCAAGGCCTCTCTGCAGGCAGCCGGAATCAGTCTGAGGCTCGATCTTCAGCCGGAGTGCCTGCTGCAGGGGCAGCCAAACGACTTTTCCCAGGTCATTCTGAACATCCTGAATAATGCCCGGGATATACTGCTGGCACGGGCGGTGGCTACGCCGGTCATCACGGTGACGTCGCAGCAGGCTCAGGGGGTGCTTGTAATCGTCGTGGAAGATAATGGCGGCGGCATTGCAGCCGATATTGTCGACAAGGTCTTTGATCCGTATTTTACCACCAAGCACAAGGCACAGGGAACAGGGTTGGGGTTGTATATTTCCAAAAAGATCATCGAGGGTAATTTTAACGGTACGATTACGGTGGAACACTGTCCTGGCGGCACCCGTTTCAGGATTGCCGTGCCGGTGAGAATAGCGGAAACGGTTCATGGTGAATCAGATTAG
- a CDS encoding P-II family nitrogen regulator: protein MKEIKAIIRPAKLLDVTTELHQIEGLPGVTVFEIKGFGKGRAKNAKDKVSYEMVEFMPRIQLEVVVDDAMVERVVTIIQKYAHTGNTGDGKIFVSTIDDVVKIRTNERGIAAI, encoded by the coding sequence ATGAAAGAGATAAAAGCTATTATTCGACCGGCAAAACTATTGGACGTCACAACGGAACTCCACCAAATCGAGGGACTTCCCGGCGTAACAGTCTTCGAAATCAAGGGCTTTGGCAAGGGCAGAGCAAAGAATGCCAAGGACAAAGTCAGTTATGAAATGGTGGAGTTCATGCCGCGCATACAACTGGAAGTTGTGGTGGACGACGCAATGGTCGAGCGTGTCGTCACCATCATTCAGAAATATGCTCACACCGGCAATACCGGTGACGGCAAGATATTCGTATCGACCATTGATGACGTTGTGAAGATTCGAACCAACGAAAGAGGCATCGCCGCAATTTAA
- a CDS encoding efflux RND transporter permease subunit produces the protein MLEKLIAYTLRQKGMVIFLALLIITFGLYSYSRLPIDAFPDVTNIQVEVVSQADGLSAAEIERNVTYPIEMAMRGLPGIEQMRSVTKFGLSIVTIVFKDNVDIYFARQLVFERLAEAREKLPKGVEVAMGPIGTAMGEIYQYTLEGTIPTDPQQKIAYLTNLRTIQEWIVTPQLKSVAGVNEINSFGGYFKQYQVLVSPEKLVKYGLTVDDVYTAIGNNNENVGGNLLERGSDQYIVRGVGLIKDVSDIGNIVLKSVGGTPTYIRDVAEVKVGEAVRMGAAMKNGKDECVGGIVMMLRGENSREVVRRVADKVKEINKNNILPEGIKIVPYYDRSDIVKASVGTVNKALIEGSILVLIVLYLLLNSIRGSIVVLIALPLSLLATFIIMRLTGITANLMSLGGLAISIGMIIDTTIIQVENVQRHLSEAGEHHPKLTTVLKAVMEVRKPSIFGELIIAITFIPILALEGIEGKMFGPLAITVTVALLASLLLSIFIIPVLCNLILKPQPEQESFIMRHANRLYLPLLNYAMNQKRVVLGVAGALLVISLVLVTRLGTEFIPIMDEGSFDMDVAMLPGVSLTKAMEVNQRVAEKLKQFPELDTVISRTGQTGVALDTRGADKTGYVGIFKPKDQWKRDLNKDELTNRMRQALESIAGITVGFSQPIQCRIDELVAGTRAQLIVKLFGEDIAVLSEKSQEIARVLASVKGGTDLNAEKVSGQPYLTVTIDRAKIARYGLNINDVQKVIEIAVAGKAASQLYEENRSFPITVRLPEEKRNSLDAVKNLLITTKSGVNVPLEQLADVAMREGPVQISRQDGVRRIGIEMNVTGRDIGSFVAEAKQQIRQKVKLPPGYYLTWGGQFENQQRAMQRLMIIGPVAVGMILLLLYVTFRSLRLALLVISNLPFALIGGVFSLFISGQYLSVPASVGFVVLFGVAVLNGLVLVSRIAQLRDEGLGLEEAIRQGATDRLRPVLMTASIAIFSLIPMLLASGTGSEIQKPLATVVVGGLVTSTVLTLLIIPSVYSWFEKRKADEEM, from the coding sequence ATGCTGGAAAAATTAATTGCGTATACCTTACGTCAGAAGGGCATGGTTATCTTCCTGGCGCTGCTGATTATCACTTTTGGTTTGTACTCCTATAGCAGGCTGCCGATCGACGCCTTTCCGGATGTGACCAACATCCAAGTAGAGGTGGTCAGCCAGGCCGACGGCCTTTCAGCCGCCGAGATTGAAAGAAATGTGACGTATCCGATTGAGATGGCCATGCGCGGTTTGCCGGGTATCGAGCAGATGCGCTCGGTTACCAAGTTCGGTCTCTCCATCGTCACCATCGTTTTCAAGGACAATGTGGACATCTACTTTGCCCGTCAGCTGGTGTTTGAACGGCTGGCCGAGGCACGAGAAAAGCTGCCGAAAGGGGTCGAGGTCGCCATGGGTCCCATCGGCACCGCCATGGGGGAGATCTACCAGTACACCCTGGAAGGCACCATCCCCACGGACCCGCAGCAGAAGATCGCCTACCTGACCAATCTGCGCACCATCCAGGAGTGGATTGTTACCCCGCAGTTAAAAAGCGTGGCAGGGGTTAACGAGATCAACTCTTTTGGTGGTTACTTCAAGCAGTATCAGGTGCTGGTGTCGCCGGAAAAACTGGTGAAATACGGCTTGACCGTTGACGACGTCTACACCGCCATCGGCAACAACAACGAAAATGTAGGCGGCAATCTGCTGGAGCGTGGCAGCGACCAGTACATTGTCCGTGGAGTCGGATTGATTAAGGATGTAAGCGACATTGGCAATATCGTGCTGAAATCGGTTGGCGGTACCCCGACATACATTCGCGACGTGGCCGAGGTAAAAGTCGGTGAGGCGGTCCGGATGGGGGCTGCCATGAAAAACGGCAAGGATGAATGCGTCGGCGGCATTGTCATGATGCTGCGGGGCGAGAACAGCCGCGAGGTGGTCCGCCGGGTCGCAGACAAGGTTAAGGAGATCAACAAAAACAACATCCTGCCCGAGGGTATCAAGATCGTGCCGTACTATGACCGCAGCGATATCGTCAAGGCCAGTGTCGGTACGGTCAACAAAGCGCTGATCGAAGGGTCCATCCTGGTTCTGATTGTGCTCTATCTGCTCCTAAACAGCATCCGCGGGAGCATTGTCGTGCTCATCGCCCTGCCGCTGTCGCTGTTGGCCACCTTCATCATCATGAGGCTGACCGGTATTACTGCCAACCTGATGTCACTCGGTGGCCTTGCCATCTCCATCGGCATGATCATTGACACCACCATTATCCAGGTGGAGAACGTGCAACGGCATCTAAGTGAAGCCGGAGAACATCACCCCAAGCTGACAACCGTGTTGAAAGCGGTCATGGAAGTGCGCAAACCGAGTATCTTTGGTGAGCTGATCATTGCCATCACCTTTATCCCGATCCTGGCGCTGGAAGGGATTGAGGGGAAGATGTTCGGTCCGTTGGCCATCACCGTGACCGTAGCGCTCCTGGCCTCGCTGCTGCTTTCCATCTTCATCATCCCCGTACTCTGCAATCTGATTCTGAAGCCGCAGCCGGAACAGGAAAGCTTCATCATGAGGCATGCCAACCGGCTCTACCTGCCGCTGCTCAACTATGCCATGAACCAGAAACGGGTGGTACTGGGGGTGGCTGGGGCACTGCTGGTTATTTCGCTGGTGTTGGTGACGCGGCTGGGAACCGAGTTCATTCCGATTATGGATGAAGGCTCGTTTGACATGGATGTAGCCATGCTGCCGGGTGTCTCGCTGACCAAGGCCATGGAGGTTAACCAGCGTGTCGCAGAGAAACTCAAACAGTTCCCTGAACTGGATACCGTCATATCCCGTACCGGCCAGACCGGTGTGGCCCTTGACACACGCGGTGCCGACAAGACCGGCTATGTCGGAATCTTTAAACCAAAGGATCAGTGGAAGCGTGATCTGAACAAGGATGAACTCACCAACCGGATGCGTCAGGCGCTGGAATCGATCGCCGGTATTACAGTGGGGTTCAGTCAGCCGATCCAGTGCCGGATCGACGAGCTGGTGGCCGGTACCAGGGCACAGTTGATCGTCAAGCTGTTCGGTGAAGATATCGCTGTGCTCAGTGAAAAATCGCAGGAGATCGCCAGGGTGCTTGCAAGCGTGAAGGGCGGGACTGACCTGAACGCCGAGAAAGTATCCGGCCAACCCTATCTGACCGTTACGATCGACCGCGCGAAGATCGCACGCTACGGCCTGAATATCAACGATGTGCAGAAGGTCATCGAAATCGCGGTGGCCGGCAAGGCGGCGTCACAGCTGTACGAAGAGAACCGCAGTTTCCCGATCACCGTACGTTTGCCGGAAGAAAAAAGGAATTCCCTTGATGCCGTCAAGAACCTGCTGATCACCACCAAAAGCGGGGTGAACGTGCCGCTGGAACAGTTGGCCGATGTGGCGATGCGTGAAGGACCGGTCCAGATCAGCCGTCAGGACGGCGTCCGCAGGATCGGTATTGAGATGAACGTCACCGGCCGGGATATCGGCAGTTTTGTAGCCGAGGCCAAGCAGCAGATCAGGCAGAAGGTCAAGCTGCCACCCGGCTACTACCTGACCTGGGGCGGCCAGTTTGAAAATCAACAGCGAGCCATGCAACGGCTTATGATCATTGGACCGGTGGCGGTCGGCATGATCCTCTTGCTGCTGTATGTAACCTTCAGATCGCTTCGGCTGGCACTACTGGTCATCTCCAACCTGCCATTTGCCCTGATTGGCGGGGTGTTTTCGCTTTTCATCTCCGGGCAATATCTCTCAGTGCCAGCCTCAGTCGGTTTTGTGGTCCTGTTCGGGGTGGCGGTCTTGAACGGCCTGGTGCTGGTATCGCGCATCGCTCAGCTGCGTGATGAGGGGCTCGGGCTGGAGGAAGCGATCAGACAAGGGGCCACTGACCGTCTGCGGCCGGTCCTGATGACCGCCTCCATTGCGATCTTCAGCCTGATCCCGATGCTGCTGGCAAGCGGCACCGGTTCGGAGATCCAAAAACCTTTGGCAACCGTTGTCGTCGGCGGGCTTGTGACCTCAACGGTCTTAACACTTCTGATCATTCCGTCAGTATACAGCTGGTTTGAGAAGCGTAAAGCTGACGAGGAGATGTAG
- a CDS encoding efflux RND transporter periplasmic adaptor subunit yields the protein MKKRTLLVSLLLLAAIGSGLYYRITTQGDAEKAEPKEAGSKDTKAEKHEEDGKVKMTAELQQQNGVAVGTAATQRLAGVISATGKVDVNSDRIAHVSPRISGKIVSVRSSLGDQVSAGQVLVTLDSVELGEALNRYHQSKTKLALAQSSMDRIKLLVDKKIAARKDILLAETEFKTAQTELHTDEERLALYGVSLADLTNTRHRSPLLPVRSPISGIITEKHAIVGELADPSKNLFTIADLSSVWIMVDINEKDLAKIHRGQIASVSVSAFPDLKLQGRITYIADLVDQNTRTVKARIEVANLQRKLKPEMFASVELKLAADAPPVLAVPEESLQDLDGKKVVFVVEGKDTFVPRPVQAGRMANGKIEILSGLQEGELYAVKGAFILKSELKKAEMKDEH from the coding sequence GCAGCCATTGGCAGCGGACTGTATTACCGCATCACCACCCAAGGTGATGCAGAAAAGGCTGAACCAAAAGAAGCCGGCAGCAAAGATACAAAGGCTGAAAAGCACGAGGAAGACGGCAAGGTCAAAATGACCGCTGAGCTCCAGCAACAGAACGGCGTCGCGGTCGGAACAGCCGCAACACAGCGTCTTGCCGGTGTTATCAGCGCTACCGGCAAGGTTGATGTCAATAGCGACAGGATCGCCCATGTATCCCCCCGGATCTCCGGCAAGATCGTATCCGTCAGATCCTCGCTCGGGGATCAGGTCTCCGCTGGCCAGGTCCTGGTGACCCTGGACAGTGTGGAGCTTGGTGAGGCCTTGAACCGCTACCATCAATCAAAGACCAAACTGGCTCTGGCGCAATCCAGCATGGACCGGATCAAGCTCCTGGTGGACAAGAAGATTGCGGCACGCAAGGACATCCTTCTGGCTGAAACCGAATTCAAAACCGCCCAGACAGAACTCCATACCGATGAGGAACGGCTTGCCCTCTACGGCGTCTCTCTTGCTGACCTGACCAATACCCGGCATAGAAGCCCCTTGTTGCCGGTACGTTCACCAATCAGCGGCATCATTACAGAGAAGCACGCCATTGTTGGAGAATTGGCTGATCCTTCCAAAAACCTCTTCACCATTGCAGATCTTTCCTCGGTTTGGATCATGGTGGATATCAACGAAAAGGATCTGGCAAAGATCCATCGCGGCCAGATCGCCTCGGTTAGCGTGAGTGCCTTCCCGGACCTGAAGCTGCAGGGACGTATCACCTATATTGCCGATCTGGTGGATCAGAACACCCGCACGGTCAAGGCGCGTATCGAGGTGGCCAACCTGCAGCGTAAATTGAAACCGGAGATGTTCGCCAGCGTTGAGTTGAAACTTGCCGCAGATGCACCACCGGTACTGGCGGTACCGGAAGAGTCCCTGCAGGATCTGGACGGCAAAAAAGTGGTCTTTGTTGTGGAAGGTAAAGACACCTTTGTCCCGAGGCCGGTGCAGGCTGGCCGGATGGCAAACGGCAAGATTGAGATATTGTCCGGCTTGCAGGAAGGCGAGCTGTACGCGGTCAAGGGTGCCTTTATCCTGAAGTCAGAACTGAAAAAAGCTGAAATGAAGGATGAGCACTAA